Proteins encoded within one genomic window of Mycolicibacterium monacense:
- a CDS encoding tyrosine-type recombinase/integrase, producing MAHWQAGDGTRVSVLAMAQFANIIRRAIAEGRTFAPSIRAMDYNAAAALQGWFYASRGKRLPSPRGRARVHGLFGFARHALIAACHDGPWWQLDFWHPRCDPRIPLTDREPVANYGCPPGHIQLPWLRAAVKWHLGTSLESGMLRWTTVSQERMRSFRRFDNWLTTSFDDPTDILGDPTTAVEQAAAFARWTAVAANRVTRESDTRHLGRPVPTRGINDDLRAVAGLLDFVAANPGEARTVLGADPWQHVTAAHAASWFGRVTRIPHQRGFNDANYIDDHALAQITAALPLIGLPRTEQMTITRGDGTTITVSGLDDPQAMRMILLQILTGRRASEIRTCDFDCLTAAPSTTAAADDDQTLSRFRYAQSKIDVAPDTILVDHEVTEVIAEQHRWLQDQHPGGSRRYLFARRLGNRRGDKPYPAGTYNWVLRTLSDLVQITDAKGHVVRLSHTHRFRHTRLTRLAELGLPVHVLQRYAGHATPTMTMHYIAARDEHAEQAFLATAKLRSDGTRIQLSSDDHDSLHLFRRADRFLPNGWCTLPPLQSCDKGNACLTCSVFVTDHTHRDVLQRQLRETTDLINRAATEFEQRHGHPMPEDNVWLTRRRTEHHALERLLDALDHEPDSAAHGAITECHQPSAGPVPLTLDLTRHRRSTP from the coding sequence ATGGCGCACTGGCAGGCCGGTGATGGCACCCGGGTGTCGGTGCTGGCGATGGCGCAGTTCGCCAACATCATTCGACGGGCCATCGCCGAAGGCCGTACGTTCGCGCCGTCGATCCGGGCGATGGATTACAACGCCGCCGCGGCATTACAGGGCTGGTTCTATGCCAGCAGGGGCAAGCGACTGCCCTCACCCAGAGGCCGCGCCCGGGTTCACGGCCTGTTCGGGTTTGCACGACACGCACTGATCGCCGCCTGTCACGACGGCCCGTGGTGGCAACTGGATTTCTGGCACCCGCGTTGCGATCCGCGGATCCCCCTCACCGACCGCGAACCGGTCGCCAACTACGGCTGCCCACCCGGACACATCCAGCTGCCCTGGCTGCGGGCCGCCGTGAAGTGGCACCTGGGCACCTCCCTGGAATCCGGGATGCTGCGCTGGACCACGGTCAGCCAAGAACGGATGAGAAGCTTCCGCCGCTTCGACAACTGGCTGACCACCAGCTTCGACGACCCCACCGACATCCTGGGTGACCCCACGACAGCGGTCGAGCAGGCAGCCGCGTTCGCACGGTGGACCGCCGTGGCCGCCAACCGCGTCACCCGCGAATCAGACACCCGCCACCTCGGAAGACCGGTGCCGACCCGAGGGATCAACGACGACCTGCGAGCCGTGGCCGGCCTCCTGGACTTCGTCGCCGCCAACCCCGGCGAAGCACGCACCGTTCTGGGTGCCGACCCCTGGCAACACGTCACCGCAGCACACGCCGCCAGCTGGTTCGGCCGTGTCACCCGGATACCGCATCAACGCGGCTTCAACGACGCGAACTACATCGACGATCACGCGCTCGCCCAGATCACCGCTGCGCTGCCGTTGATCGGATTGCCCCGCACCGAGCAGATGACCATCACCCGCGGCGATGGCACCACCATCACCGTAAGCGGGCTCGACGACCCGCAAGCGATGCGGATGATCCTGCTGCAGATCCTCACCGGCCGTCGGGCCAGCGAGATCCGCACCTGCGACTTCGACTGCCTCACCGCTGCGCCCAGTACCACCGCGGCCGCAGACGACGACCAAACGCTGAGCAGGTTCCGTTACGCGCAAAGCAAGATCGACGTCGCGCCAGACACCATCCTTGTTGACCACGAAGTCACCGAAGTCATTGCTGAACAACACCGTTGGCTCCAAGACCAGCATCCGGGCGGCAGCAGGCGGTACCTGTTCGCGCGGCGCCTGGGCAACCGCCGCGGCGACAAACCCTATCCAGCAGGCACCTACAACTGGGTGCTACGCACCCTCAGCGACCTCGTTCAGATCACCGACGCCAAGGGCCACGTCGTGCGGTTGAGCCACACCCACCGCTTCCGACACACCAGGCTGACCCGACTGGCCGAACTCGGCCTGCCAGTCCACGTACTGCAGCGCTACGCCGGACACGCCACCCCCACCATGACCATGCACTACATCGCCGCCCGCGACGAACACGCCGAGCAGGCGTTCCTGGCCACCGCCAAGCTCCGATCCGACGGCACCCGCATCCAACTCTCCAGCGACGACCACGACAGCCTGCACCTGTTCCGCCGCGCAGACCGGTTCCTGCCCAACGGCTGGTGCACCCTGCCACCGCTGCAGTCCTGCGACAAAGGCAACGCCTGCCTGACCTGCTCGGTATTCGTCACCGACCACACCCACCGAGACGTTCTGCAACGTCAACTTCGCGAAACCACCGATCTGATAAACCGGGCCGCAACAGAATTCGAGCAACGACACGGCCATCCCATGCCCGAGGACAACGTATGGCTCACTAGGCGCCGCACTGAACACCACGCTCTGGAACGACTCCTCGACGCCCTCGACCACGAACCCGACTCCGCGGCCCACGGCGCGATCACCGAGTGTCATCAACCCAGCGCTGGACCCGTCCCGCTGACTCTCGACCTCACCCGCCACCGCAGGAGCACCCCATGA
- a CDS encoding DUF6262 family protein yields the protein MTDSRERRITALTEAAKAKSENKTRDADQAIRRLVKRGEPITFQAVQREASVSHAFLYNHPELRKRIEHLRGARRKATTDQRADTDDTLVITLTRQLAELKKQHRRQLQALRDALERAHGENLDLRRELARRGIQPSPNVASIATTS from the coding sequence ATGACCGACTCCCGAGAACGCCGAATCACCGCCCTCACCGAGGCAGCGAAAGCCAAGTCCGAGAATAAAACCCGAGACGCTGACCAAGCCATCCGCCGACTGGTCAAACGCGGCGAACCGATCACGTTCCAAGCCGTGCAACGTGAGGCAAGCGTCTCCCACGCCTTCCTCTACAACCACCCCGAACTGCGCAAACGAATCGAGCATCTACGCGGCGCCCGCCGCAAGGCCACCACCGACCAGCGCGCCGACACCGATGACACCCTCGTCATCACGTTGACCCGCCAGCTCGCCGAACTCAAGAAACAGCACCGTCGGCAACTGCAAGCGCTCCGCGACGCCCTCGAGCGGGCACACGGCGAGAACCTCGACCTACGGCGCGAACTGGCCCGCCGCGGCATCCAACCTTCGCCAAACGTTGCATCGATCGCAACAACGTCCTGA
- a CDS encoding Mu transposase domain-containing protein codes for MLTWEDDVEVHALHKRGWTISAIARHTGFDRKTVRKYLAGDGTPGVRARPDPDPFDPFVDYITARLTEDPHLWARTLFDELEDLGFGLSYQSLTRNIRARSLRPVCEACRTATQRPNAVIPHEPGDETQWDWLELPDPPQSWGWGKTAHLLVGSLAHSGKWRGYLAPSEDQPHLVAGLDRVTRGLGGLTRVWRFDRMATVCDPGSGRVTASFAGVAKHYGVAVAICPARRGNRKGVVEKVNHTAAQRWWRTLADEATVEAAQASVDRFARVRGDTRMRATADGRSSVAVVAKAEPLHPAPAQAYPVIVSERRTASRQALVPYRGNRYSVPPELAAAQVVVSHPVGGEFCDIATTSGIIVARHRMAADGLGVMVRDSGHVIALDTAAMATAATGRPHRRKKRIPPGPAAKAAAAQLLAIKRPSTTAIETSTPSTDSTVIDLSAYERAAQNRTIQ; via the coding sequence ATGCTCACATGGGAGGACGATGTGGAAGTACATGCCCTGCACAAACGTGGTTGGACGATCTCGGCGATCGCCCGCCACACCGGCTTCGACCGCAAGACGGTCCGCAAGTATCTGGCCGGTGACGGCACGCCCGGGGTCCGCGCCCGGCCCGACCCGGATCCATTCGATCCGTTCGTCGACTACATCACCGCGAGGCTGACCGAGGACCCGCACCTGTGGGCCCGCACCCTGTTCGACGAACTGGAGGACCTGGGGTTCGGGTTGTCGTATCAGAGCCTGACCCGCAACATCCGCGCCCGCAGCCTGCGCCCGGTCTGTGAGGCTTGCCGGACCGCCACGCAGCGCCCGAACGCGGTGATCCCGCACGAGCCCGGGGATGAAACCCAATGGGACTGGCTGGAATTGCCCGATCCACCGCAGTCGTGGGGCTGGGGCAAGACCGCGCACCTGCTGGTCGGCTCGCTGGCGCATTCCGGGAAGTGGCGCGGCTATCTGGCGCCCTCGGAGGATCAGCCGCATCTGGTCGCCGGCCTGGACCGCGTCACCCGCGGCCTCGGTGGACTCACGCGAGTGTGGCGCTTCGATCGGATGGCGACCGTGTGTGACCCCGGCTCGGGTCGGGTGACGGCATCGTTCGCCGGGGTGGCCAAGCACTACGGCGTCGCGGTGGCGATCTGCCCGGCCCGGCGCGGCAACCGCAAGGGCGTGGTGGAGAAGGTCAATCACACCGCCGCGCAACGCTGGTGGCGCACCCTGGCCGACGAGGCCACCGTGGAGGCGGCCCAGGCCAGCGTGGATCGCTTCGCCCGGGTCCGTGGTGACACCCGAATGCGGGCCACCGCTGACGGGCGGTCCTCGGTCGCTGTCGTGGCCAAGGCCGAACCGCTACACCCGGCGCCGGCGCAGGCGTATCCCGTCATCGTCTCCGAGCGTCGGACCGCGTCCCGGCAGGCATTGGTGCCCTACCGCGGCAATCGCTACTCGGTGCCCCCGGAACTGGCCGCCGCCCAGGTCGTGGTGTCCCATCCGGTCGGCGGCGAGTTCTGCGACATCGCCACCACGAGCGGGATCATCGTCGCTCGCCACCGGATGGCCGCCGACGGGCTTGGGGTGATGGTGCGTGACAGCGGGCATGTCATCGCCTTGGACACCGCGGCGATGGCCACCGCAGCCACCGGGCGTCCGCATCGCCGCAAGAAACGCATCCCACCGGGACCGGCCGCCAAAGCCGCTGCCGCGCAACTGCTTGCAATCAAGCGGCCATCCACCACCGCAATTGAAACATCGACTCCGTCAACCGATTCCACCGTCATCGACTTGTCCGCCTACGAGCGGGCCGCCCAGAACAGGACCATCCAATGA
- a CDS encoding IS30 family transposase, whose product MGRPSDWVREVTGRRPLRSPGHPGHHRGLERRFWDKVAEGMLPSEAGVAVGVSGVVGSRWFRQGGGMSPYSWPAPSGRYLTFPEREEIALLRVQGKGIREIASALGRSPSTISRELRRNAATRSGTLQYRASVAQWKAELFARRPKATKLETNPKLREYVHQRLSGQIHDAEGNVVAGPAVGQWTGRNKPHRADRRWVQAWSPEQIANRITIDFPDDPSMRISHEAIYQALYIEGRGGLNRDEILSLRTGRALRMPRARSKRVAWAHVTEDTVISNRPKEADDRSVAGHWEGDLIIGLGRSAIGTVVERKTRYTMLVHLPRKDGWGVSKPVKNGPALGGYGALSMNAALEAELTKIAEPLRKSLTWDRGKELSAHTALTDTTGVRVYFADPHSPWQRGTDENTNGLLRQYFPMGTDLSRWTSTELQAVADTLNNRPRKILKWRTPAELMRDELSSIEDTVASTS is encoded by the coding sequence GTGGGACGTCCGTCAGATTGGGTTCGTGAGGTTACCGGGCGCAGGCCGCTGCGGTCGCCGGGGCATCCCGGTCACCATCGTGGGTTGGAGCGTCGATTCTGGGACAAGGTGGCCGAGGGGATGTTGCCTTCGGAAGCCGGGGTGGCCGTCGGTGTGTCGGGCGTCGTGGGATCCCGATGGTTCCGTCAAGGTGGGGGCATGTCCCCGTACTCTTGGCCGGCGCCTTCAGGTCGCTACTTGACCTTTCCCGAGCGAGAAGAGATCGCATTACTTCGCGTGCAGGGTAAAGGAATTCGAGAGATCGCTTCGGCTTTGGGACGGAGTCCATCGACGATCTCGCGGGAGCTGCGCCGCAACGCAGCAACCCGAAGCGGAACACTGCAGTACCGGGCGTCGGTAGCTCAATGGAAGGCAGAACTGTTCGCCCGCCGACCGAAGGCCACCAAGCTGGAGACCAACCCGAAGCTGCGCGAGTACGTCCATCAACGACTGTCTGGCCAGATTCATGATGCCGAGGGCAACGTGGTCGCCGGACCCGCGGTCGGGCAGTGGACCGGCCGCAACAAGCCGCATCGGGCCGATCGTCGCTGGGTGCAGGCATGGAGCCCAGAGCAGATCGCGAACCGGATCACGATCGACTTTCCCGATGATCCGTCGATGCGGATCAGCCACGAGGCGATCTACCAGGCCTTATACATCGAGGGCCGCGGTGGCCTCAACCGTGACGAGATCCTGAGTCTGCGCACGGGTCGAGCGTTGCGCATGCCGCGAGCCCGCTCGAAGCGAGTCGCGTGGGCGCATGTCACCGAGGACACCGTGATCAGCAACAGGCCGAAGGAGGCGGATGACCGCAGCGTTGCCGGCCACTGGGAGGGAGATCTCATCATCGGGCTTGGACGCTCGGCGATCGGCACGGTTGTCGAGCGCAAGACGCGCTACACCATGCTTGTTCACCTGCCACGCAAGGATGGGTGGGGGGTGAGTAAACCGGTCAAGAACGGCCCGGCCCTGGGCGGCTATGGTGCGTTGTCCATGAACGCCGCGCTGGAAGCGGAGCTGACGAAAATTGCAGAGCCGCTGAGGAAGTCACTGACCTGGGACCGAGGCAAGGAACTATCTGCTCACACCGCGTTGACCGATACGACCGGTGTGCGGGTGTACTTCGCCGATCCGCACAGCCCGTGGCAGCGCGGTACCGACGAGAACACCAACGGTCTCCTTCGGCAGTACTTCCCCATGGGGACTGACTTATCACGTTGGACATCAACAGAATTGCAAGCTGTTGCCGACACATTGAACAACCGTCCGCGCAAGATCCTCAAGTGGCGAACACCCGCCGAACTGATGCGCGATGAACTATCCTCGATCGAGGATACTGTTGCGTCGACCAGTTGA
- a CDS encoding IS1380 family transposase codes for MKSIAAASRVKVSADGHGVVSHAGMGLLRELADRTGLSAQVTSALADTYRGRWTYAPGEVFADLAAAVADGADCIDGVGQLCGDREHAFGAKASTTTMWRLVDERIDAAHLPAVRAARASARAAAWAASAAPEPGGWLHIDIDATLVIDHSDNKHGATPTWKKSFGHHPLLAFLDRPEIAGGEALAGLLRSGNAGSNTASDHIIVLAQALAALPAPWRPDPSRGGDPDRPQVLVRCDTAGATHRFANACREQGVGFSFGYPVDARVQDAVDTLNLAQGWYPAIDTDGGLRDGAWVAEATTLVNLNSWPPGTRLILRKERPHPGAQLRFTDTDGMRVTAFITDTPTGVVAGQVAGLELRHRQHARVEDRIRELKNTGLRNLPCHGFWANAAWLEIVLAAADLVTWARLIGFTSDPTLARAEIATFRYRVLHVAARITRGARQLRLRIDATWRWATSIATAWQTIRTAFG; via the coding sequence GTGAAGAGTATCGCGGCCGCATCGCGGGTGAAAGTGTCAGCCGACGGCCACGGGGTCGTGTCGCACGCCGGGATGGGCCTACTGCGGGAACTGGCCGACCGGACCGGGTTATCAGCGCAGGTCACCAGCGCGTTGGCCGACACCTACCGCGGACGGTGGACCTATGCACCCGGCGAGGTGTTCGCCGATCTGGCCGCGGCGGTCGCCGACGGCGCGGACTGCATTGACGGGGTCGGCCAACTGTGCGGCGACCGTGAGCACGCGTTCGGCGCGAAAGCCTCCACGACCACGATGTGGCGGCTGGTCGATGAGCGCATCGACGCCGCACACCTGCCAGCGGTGCGCGCGGCCCGCGCCAGCGCGCGGGCGGCGGCCTGGGCCGCCAGTGCGGCCCCCGAACCGGGTGGCTGGCTGCACATCGACATCGACGCCACCCTGGTGATCGATCACTCCGACAACAAACACGGCGCGACGCCGACCTGGAAGAAGTCGTTCGGCCACCATCCGCTGCTGGCGTTCCTGGACCGCCCCGAGATCGCCGGCGGTGAAGCCCTGGCCGGGCTGCTGCGCAGCGGCAACGCGGGCTCCAACACCGCCAGCGACCACATCATCGTCCTGGCCCAGGCGCTGGCAGCGCTGCCCGCGCCGTGGCGGCCCGACCCCAGTCGCGGCGGTGATCCCGACCGGCCCCAGGTGCTGGTGCGTTGCGACACCGCCGGAGCCACCCACCGATTCGCCAACGCCTGCCGCGAGCAGGGGGTCGGATTCTCCTTCGGCTACCCCGTCGACGCCCGCGTCCAGGACGCGGTGGACACACTCAACCTTGCCCAGGGCTGGTACCCAGCCATCGACACCGACGGTGGGCTGCGCGACGGCGCCTGGGTCGCCGAGGCCACCACCTTGGTCAACCTCAACAGCTGGCCGCCGGGCACCCGGCTGATCCTGCGCAAAGAACGCCCGCATCCCGGCGCCCAGCTGCGGTTCACCGACACCGACGGGATGCGCGTCACCGCGTTCATCACCGACACACCCACCGGTGTCGTGGCCGGCCAAGTCGCCGGCCTGGAGTTGCGGCACCGCCAGCACGCCCGCGTCGAGGACCGCATCCGCGAACTCAAGAACACCGGCCTGCGCAACCTGCCGTGCCACGGCTTCTGGGCCAACGCCGCCTGGCTCGAGATCGTCCTGGCCGCCGCCGACCTGGTCACCTGGGCACGGCTCATCGGATTCACCAGTGATCCGACGCTGGCCCGCGCCGAGATCGCCACGTTCCGCTACCGCGTGCTGCACGTCGCGGCCCGCATCACCCGCGGCGCCCGCCAACTCCGGCTGCGTATCGACGCCACCTGGCGCTGGGCCACCTCGATCGCGACCGCCTGGCAGACCATCCGCACCGCCTTCGGCTAA
- a CDS encoding TnsA-like heteromeric transposase endonuclease subunit, which yields MLTSAVSAGPGVASAVDLEFNTREGCTRQSLDRCAATRFELDCSPVRNFPSFRGQRNFPGLWWFATTGAHVGHESWVERDQLMALDADPDVVGVLSQPFWIHWRDGTRHAPDYFVRRRDGSVVVVDVREDDRISDADRDVFDRSAATCAMVGWDYLRVGSLDPVLRANLRWLSGYRHPRVLKIGLADQLAEVFARVRPLMAGVHAVGTPLVVLPVLFHLLWHGRLVADLQGAALGDDTAIGLGTGW from the coding sequence GTGCTGACGTCGGCTGTTTCGGCTGGGCCAGGTGTAGCGAGTGCAGTGGACTTGGAGTTCAACACCCGCGAGGGATGCACGCGGCAATCGCTGGACCGATGTGCTGCAACCCGGTTTGAGTTGGACTGTTCACCAGTGCGGAATTTCCCCTCGTTTCGAGGTCAGCGTAACTTTCCCGGGCTGTGGTGGTTCGCCACAACCGGCGCACATGTAGGTCACGAGTCCTGGGTAGAACGTGACCAGTTGATGGCGTTGGATGCCGATCCGGATGTTGTTGGTGTTCTGTCGCAACCATTTTGGATTCATTGGCGTGACGGCACGCGGCATGCTCCTGACTACTTCGTGCGGCGCCGCGATGGATCTGTCGTCGTAGTCGACGTTCGTGAGGACGACCGGATCTCTGACGCTGATCGGGACGTGTTCGATCGGTCTGCCGCCACGTGCGCGATGGTCGGTTGGGATTACCTGCGTGTCGGTTCCCTCGATCCAGTGCTGCGGGCGAATCTACGTTGGTTGTCGGGTTATCGGCATCCGCGAGTATTGAAGATCGGTTTGGCTGATCAACTGGCGGAGGTCTTCGCTCGGGTCCGTCCGTTGATGGCTGGTGTGCACGCGGTCGGGACTCCTTTGGTGGTGCTGCCCGTACTGTTTCATCTGCTCTGGCACGGCCGTTTAGTTGCCGATCTGCAAGGAGCGGCACTTGGCGACGACACGGCGATTGGCCTCGGGACCGGGTGGTGA